GCCGTCTCCGACGACTGATCCCCGGGCCGGCAGGCCTCCAACGCTCCCACGGGAGCGACTGCAGTCGACGTGGCGGGATCGGCGGCTAGTTCAACACCCAGAAGCGGTAGTTGAGGACGGCCGCGAACGAGACCCAGAGGAGGTACGGGAGCAAGAGCAGCGCCGCGCGTCGGTCGACCCGGTCGAACGTCCACGCGGTCGCCACGATCAACAGCCAGAGGACGGCGATGACGGCAAGGCCGAGACCGATCCGCCGCGCGCCGAAGAAGGCGGCCGACCAGCCCAGGTTGAACACGAAGTGGACGATGAACACGCCGAACGCGAGCCGGACGTCCCGCGGCGCGGCGTCGGCCTGCCGCCAGACGAGCCACACCGCGACCCCGATGAGCGCGAACAGGGCGGTCCACACCGGGCCGAAGACCCAGTTCGGCGGGGCGAACGCCGGGCGTGCGAGCGAGTCGTACCACTCGCCGAGCCCCTGCGCGGTGAAGATGGCTCCGGACGCGCCGACGAGTTCGACGGCCAGCACCGCGAGCGCGAGCGCGACGAGCGGGCGAGTGACGGCCAACCGGCGGACGCTAGATCCCAGAGACGCCATACCCGACGATACACGTCAATGGTCAAATACGTGTGTCCCGATCCGGCTCGTCGGACGTCCGGGCACGGAACCCGGGACGGTCGAAGCGAGCGTCTCACCACTCCGACAGCGCGTTCGGCCCGTGGAGGATGACGAGCGTGGCGAGAAAGGAGACGACGCCGGTGAGCGCGAACGCGCCACCGGTGTAGAACACCCAGCCCATGCCGACCTCGGTCATGAGCCACCCACCCAGGAGCGGGCCGGCGATGCTCCCGGGCCGCCAGAGGAGGTCGCGAACGCCGAAACTGGAGGCGACGCCTCCCGAGTCGGTCCCCTCGTCGGCGAACAGCGCCATGCTGGCCGGCTCCCGCAGGCTGTCGGCCACGCCCAACAGCCCGCTCAGCCCGACGAGCGGGAGGAACGCGGGCGACAGCGGGCCCAGGAGTGGGAGCGTCGCCGGGAGCCCGAGCGTCGCGCCGACCGCCGGAGCGAACGGGACGGCGACGGCGACGAGTCCGTAACACGCGCCACCGCACGCGACGAACGCCGCCCGGCCGTGACGGTCCGAGAGCCGACCCATCGTCGGCTGAGCGAGCATGTTCGTGAACTTCTCGGCGACGACGGTTAGACTCACCGCGAGGCCGCCGTACGCGAGGCCACCGGTCGCGGCGGAGACGCCGGCGAAGATGGGCACCCACGTCCGCACGAGCGTGACGGCGACGGCGTACTGTGTCCGGAAGGTGGCGATCGTGAGGACCCGGCGGTTGAGCGCGAGATCCGAGAACGGGAACCCCTCGACGACGGTCTCGTCCGGCGGGAGGGCCCACCAGACGAGCGCCGTCGTCACCACGAAGACGGCGGTGACCACGGTGAAGACGGGGCCGAAGCCGAACCGGTCGTAGAGCACGCCCGCGCTCAGGCTGCCGACGATCGAGGCGGCGAACGCCCAGGCGTTCGCCTTACCGATGTAGTTCGCGCGTGTCCCCCCGGTGGCGAGTTGGCCGACCAGTCCGAGCGCCATGAGCGAGATACCGGCGAAGACGACGCCCTGGACGAGTCGGAGCCCGATGAACCCGAGGCTCGTCTCGACCAGAGGGTACGCCGCGTAGACGCCGACGCCGAGGGCGAGCGCCACGAGCAGGACTCGGCGTTTGTCGCTCCGATCGCCCCACCAGGCGACGGGCACCACGGCGAGCCCCGACGAGAGCGTGAAGCCGGCGGTGAACAGGCCGATGACGAGCCCCGCCGAGACGGTGACGCCGAGGAGCGTCACGGCCGAGGGGTCGAGCGCCTCGATGTACTTCGGGAGGAGCGTCGCGAGGGTGATGAAACCGAAGCCGCCGGCGAAGCGGGCGAGATAGAGCGCGAAGAACGGGGAGGAGGCAGGACTGACCGCGGAGAGACGACGGGTCACACCTGGGGTCGACTGACGGCCGTCAAACCCGTTCCGGTTCACTGTCGACCGTCCTTGTCGGCTCAGTCGCCGATCCCGACGCCGTCGTGGTCGGCGTCCCCGTCGGCACCGCCCTCGACTCGGTCGAGCGCCCAGCATGCTCGGTCGCGGACCCGACCGTCGGCGTCGCCGGCGCGGACGCGTTCGAGCGGGGGACGCGCGGTCCGCGCCCGCCCGCGGAGGTAGCCGAGCGACCAGCAGACGTTCTCGCGGACGACGGACGCCTCGTCGTCGAGGCCGTCGATCAGCGCCGCGACGTGCTCGGCGACGGCCTCGGGGAACTCGCGAGCGACGCGTGCGAGCGCCGTCGAGCCGTTCACCCGGACGACCTCGTCCTCGTCGTCGAGCCGTGCCACGAGCGGGGCGACGTGGCGGCGAACGTCGACGGCGTGGGTCGCCGCCAGGTCGCCGACGACGCCGGCGGCGTTGGCGCGGAGCCCGGCGTCGCCGTGGCAGAGGGTGTCGACGAACGTCGGGAGGTGGTCGACGACGGCGGCGGGTCGGTCGCCGACGACGCGACCGACCGCACAGGTCGCGTTCAACCGCGTCGCCGTTCGTGCGCGCTGGTCGGCGACGGTCGCGACGAGCCGGGGGACCGCGGTCCGGACAGCCGCGGGGTCGACGACGGCGACGCGACCGATGGCGTACGCCGCTCGCATCCGTCGCTCGGAGTCGTCCGTGTCGAGCATCGCGACGAGGTCGGCCACGCAGTCGACGACGGCACCGGGCTCTGCGCCCGCGACGTGCGAGACGCACGCGACTGCCGCAGTCGCTTCCGCCGGGTCCGTGGCGTCGAGCGAGGGAGTCGCGACCGCGACGTGGGGTGCGACCTCCTCGGGGCGCGTCGCCGCGAGGGCCGCGAGGTAGGCCAGTCCGCCGGTCCGAACCTCCCGGTCGACCGTCTCGGAGACGAGCGTCCGTACCTGCGGGACCGCGGCCACGCAGTCGTCGGGACGCTCGTGTGCGACGCTCGTGAGACAGCCCAGTGCGTCGATCACGAGCCCCCGGTCCGCGGAGGCGCGACGGTCGAGCGCCGGAAGGACGACAGCCACGTCGACCAGCGTCGGGTCACGGCTGGCGAGTTCACGGAGGACGGCGGCGCGGGCGCGAGGGTCGGCCGGGAGCGCCGCGGTCGCCGTCTCGGCGTCCGGGACCGGCCGGATGGATTCGATCTCTGCGAGGGGAACCGGAGACGCGACCGGCGGTCCCGCGTTGAGGCACCACACGTCGACCGCCGGCGCGACGTCGGTCCGCACGCCGGCCGGGACGGGCGCGACGTCGACGACCAACTCGCCCCGGCGGTCCCCACCGGTCCGTCGCAACAAGAGCACCTCGGTGTCGACCGACGCGACGTACTCGACCAGGTCACCGACGCCCCCAGGGACGAACGCGTCGGCCGTCGGTCCGGCGTCTCCCGGCGTCTCGTCGCCGCTCACTCCGTCATCCTCCGTCTCTTCGGCACCCAACTCACAATCACTCGGCTTCGGTTCGACATGAGGGCTCTTGAAATTATGCCGACTTCGGAGTGCCGTGACAGGTTCGCCCGTCGGCCTCGACAGACATCCGTTCGGCGGCACGACGCACCTGCCGAAGACATATACCCTGGTCGACGTAAC
This Salinigranum marinum DNA region includes the following protein-coding sequences:
- a CDS encoding TspO/MBR family protein, giving the protein MASLGSSVRRLAVTRPLVALALAVLAVELVGASGAIFTAQGLGEWYDSLARPAFAPPNWVFGPVWTALFALIGVAVWLVWRQADAAPRDVRLAFGVFIVHFVFNLGWSAAFFGARRIGLGLAVIAVLWLLIVATAWTFDRVDRRAALLLLPYLLWVSFAAVLNYRFWVLN
- a CDS encoding HEAT repeat domain-containing protein, with the translated sequence MGAEETEDDGVSGDETPGDAGPTADAFVPGGVGDLVEYVASVDTEVLLLRRTGGDRRGELVVDVAPVPAGVRTDVAPAVDVWCLNAGPPVASPVPLAEIESIRPVPDAETATAALPADPRARAAVLRELASRDPTLVDVAVVLPALDRRASADRGLVIDALGCLTSVAHERPDDCVAAVPQVRTLVSETVDREVRTGGLAYLAALAATRPEEVAPHVAVATPSLDATDPAEATAAVACVSHVAGAEPGAVVDCVADLVAMLDTDDSERRMRAAYAIGRVAVVDPAAVRTAVPRLVATVADQRARTATRLNATCAVGRVVGDRPAAVVDHLPTFVDTLCHGDAGLRANAAGVVGDLAATHAVDVRRHVAPLVARLDDEDEVVRVNGSTALARVAREFPEAVAEHVAALIDGLDDEASVVRENVCWSLGYLRGRARTARPPLERVRAGDADGRVRDRACWALDRVEGGADGDADHDGVGIGD
- a CDS encoding MFS transporter, whose translation is MTRRLSAVSPASSPFFALYLARFAGGFGFITLATLLPKYIEALDPSAVTLLGVTVSAGLVIGLFTAGFTLSSGLAVVPVAWWGDRSDKRRVLLVALALGVGVYAAYPLVETSLGFIGLRLVQGVVFAGISLMALGLVGQLATGGTRANYIGKANAWAFAASIVGSLSAGVLYDRFGFGPVFTVVTAVFVVTTALVWWALPPDETVVEGFPFSDLALNRRVLTIATFRTQYAVAVTLVRTWVPIFAGVSAATGGLAYGGLAVSLTVVAEKFTNMLAQPTMGRLSDRHGRAAFVACGGACYGLVAVAVPFAPAVGATLGLPATLPLLGPLSPAFLPLVGLSGLLGVADSLREPASMALFADEGTDSGGVASSFGVRDLLWRPGSIAGPLLGGWLMTEVGMGWVFYTGGAFALTGVVSFLATLVILHGPNALSEW